In Candidatus Binatia bacterium, one DNA window encodes the following:
- a CDS encoding right-handed parallel beta-helix repeat-containing protein: MRATLLLSIGAVLVLAAGCSDSSDGGGSGDTTTVRPGESIQAAVDAAAPGDTIVVLPGDYIEQHDGRAAVRITKPLKLIAQSNPPNERVRILPSGNQRHGILVEPENPGDPNVDGVEIKGFTVEGFPNNGIWLRYVSNFVIENNESINNLENGIWPTLSANGEVRKNVAYGSLDAALWVEAAENVRVIENEVYNSPTGLEVTVSNDIHMEGNYIHDNVVGVGLYHPSGAGLPPQDWPQDQPFHNWKLINNVIENNNLPNPVSGGLVGELPSGGGVLVLGVDDVEIRDNTIRNNNFFGIAMIDYCIAVDGTANSCENNPPFYSDTSPDKNRIIDNVVTGNGAAPPPGPFEALAGDILGIGGNDNCASGNTADRTFLAPELPAC, encoded by the coding sequence ATGCGAGCAACCCTTCTTCTCAGCATCGGTGCCGTCCTCGTCCTTGCCGCTGGCTGCAGCGACAGCAGCGACGGCGGTGGCTCGGGTGACACGACCACCGTCCGCCCGGGCGAGTCGATCCAGGCGGCGGTCGACGCGGCCGCGCCGGGCGACACGATCGTCGTCCTGCCGGGCGACTACATCGAGCAGCACGACGGCCGCGCCGCGGTGCGCATCACCAAGCCGCTCAAGCTGATCGCGCAGAGCAACCCGCCGAACGAGCGGGTGCGCATCCTGCCGAGCGGCAACCAGCGCCACGGCATCCTGGTCGAGCCGGAGAATCCGGGCGATCCGAACGTCGACGGCGTCGAGATCAAGGGCTTCACCGTCGAGGGCTTCCCGAACAACGGGATCTGGCTGCGCTACGTCTCGAACTTCGTGATCGAGAACAACGAGTCGATCAACAACCTCGAGAACGGCATCTGGCCGACGCTGTCGGCGAACGGCGAGGTCCGCAAGAACGTCGCCTACGGCTCGCTCGACGCGGCGCTGTGGGTCGAGGCGGCGGAGAACGTCCGGGTGATCGAGAACGAGGTCTACAACAGCCCGACCGGCCTCGAGGTCACGGTGTCGAACGACATCCACATGGAGGGCAACTACATCCACGACAACGTCGTCGGCGTGGGCCTCTACCATCCGTCGGGCGCCGGTCTGCCGCCGCAGGACTGGCCGCAGGATCAGCCGTTCCACAACTGGAAGCTGATCAACAACGTCATCGAGAACAACAACCTGCCGAACCCGGTGTCCGGTGGTCTCGTCGGCGAGCTGCCGTCGGGCGGCGGCGTGCTGGTGCTCGGCGTCGACGACGTCGAGATTCGCGACAACACGATCCGCAACAACAACTTCTTCGGGATCGCGATGATCGACTACTGCATCGCCGTCGACGGCACCGCGAACAGCTGCGAGAACAATCCGCCGTTCTACTCGGACACGTCGCCGGACAAGAACCGCATCATCGACAACGTCGTCACCGGCAACGGCGCCGCGCCGCCGCCGGGTCCGTTCGAGGCGCTCGCCGGCGACATCCTCGGGATCGGCGGCAACGACAACTGCGCGAGCGGCAACACCGCGGACCGGACCTTCCTAGCGCCGGAGCTGCCCGCCTGCTGA
- a CDS encoding RidA family protein produces MPATGCLRRFTGPQADEIAILCRPDGEARDVAAQVESAYRALAERLAANGATFAHVAAETVFLRDVGEELRAVLATRKQVLADLAAGDQAPPPALVGQPPVDGAALALAAVAVVPRDPDDWSTRDVELAPSCPCAGCARSAARVVSLGEQRALHATPVYGVGDDVYAQASTMFVAAERLLEACGMSFHDVVRTWIHLRDIDRDYDALNAARRDFFASRGIGLRPASTGVGGLPATAAHACGLSFHALRMPRSLPVTDMTTPLLNEAWSYGADFSRGLRVVDANKVALYVSGTASIGAAGETLHVGDFAAQAERMLDNIASLLERQGAGFHRIVSAVTYLRQASDAATLHEVYRRRGFGAFPCAVVEAPLCRPELLCETEALALLPHAEAAAESNSS; encoded by the coding sequence GTGCCGGCGACAGGCTGCCTACGGAGGTTCACCGGGCCGCAGGCGGACGAGATCGCCATCCTCTGCCGCCCGGACGGCGAGGCTCGCGACGTCGCCGCACAGGTCGAGTCGGCCTACCGCGCGCTCGCCGAGAGGCTCGCGGCGAACGGCGCCACGTTCGCGCACGTCGCGGCGGAGACGGTCTTCTTGCGCGACGTCGGCGAGGAGCTGCGCGCCGTGCTGGCGACGCGCAAGCAGGTGCTCGCCGACCTCGCCGCAGGCGACCAGGCGCCGCCGCCGGCGCTCGTCGGCCAGCCGCCGGTCGACGGCGCGGCGCTCGCGCTCGCCGCGGTCGCGGTGGTGCCGCGCGATCCGGACGACTGGTCGACGCGGGACGTCGAGCTCGCGCCGTCGTGCCCGTGCGCGGGCTGCGCGCGCTCGGCCGCGCGCGTGGTCTCGCTCGGTGAGCAGCGCGCGCTCCACGCGACGCCGGTCTACGGCGTCGGCGACGACGTCTACGCGCAGGCCTCCACCATGTTCGTCGCCGCCGAGCGCCTGCTCGAGGCGTGCGGCATGAGCTTCCACGACGTCGTGCGGACCTGGATCCACCTGCGCGACATCGACCGCGACTACGACGCGCTGAACGCGGCGCGGCGCGATTTCTTCGCGAGCCGCGGCATCGGGCTGCGCCCGGCGAGCACGGGCGTCGGCGGCCTGCCGGCCACGGCTGCGCACGCCTGCGGTTTGAGCTTCCATGCCCTGCGCATGCCGCGCTCGTTGCCCGTCACCGACATGACGACGCCGCTGCTCAACGAGGCCTGGAGCTACGGCGCCGACTTCTCGCGCGGGCTGCGGGTCGTCGACGCGAACAAGGTCGCGCTCTACGTCTCGGGCACGGCGAGCATCGGCGCCGCCGGCGAGACGCTGCACGTCGGCGACTTCGCGGCGCAGGCCGAGCGCATGCTCGACAACATCGCCTCGCTGCTCGAGCGTCAGGGCGCGGGCTTCCACCGCATCGTGTCCGCGGTGACCTACCTGCGGCAGGCGAGCGACGCCGCGACGCTGCACGAGGTCTACCGCCGGCGCGGCTTCGGCGCGTTTCCGTGCGCCGTGGTCGAGGCGCCGCTCTGCCGACCCGAGCTGCTGTGCGAGACCGAGGCCCTGGCGCTGCTGCCGCACGCCGAGGCCGCAGCGGAAAGCAATTCATCGTGA
- a CDS encoding tetratricopeptide repeat protein, producing the protein MKSKEHVWTVVATVATLLLAAAAPVVAAAPASEASAPESSAPAAPAADGSPLRITYPAEGTLFPPEIVAPTFTWQDEAGDAAQWEIVVRDDSGAEILRGTSNEPRWRPAEDAWREIKKRSLERDAEVTVTRTGPVPDASTPPTARVRIRTSKDPVGDALFYREVPLPFLKAVQDPAQIRWRFGTIDMEDGPPIVLKDLPVCGNCHSFADDGSVLGLDVDYGNDKGGYGILPVAREMVMSDDKIITWSDYKREDGELTFGLLSRVSPTGRYVISTVKDRSVFVAMPDLMISQLFFPIKGILVYYDRETKQFAPLPGADDPQYVQTNAAWSPDGKEIVFARAKAHKMERLEQQNAALLDAKDVPEFTVERKPFQYDLYRIPFNGGKGGTPVPLEGASNNGMSNYFPKYSPDGKWIVFTKSKSYMLLQPDSELWIVPAKGGEARRLKHNTPRMNSWHSWSSNSRWLVFSSKVNGPYTQLFLTHIDENGNDSPPVLLERFTSPDRAANIPEFVKLPGDAIAQIREQFLDPYSFLRAGTANERTGDHAGAERAFRRGLELAPDDPELHNALGWTLFQSGRTEEAVVEYERALESNPRHAKAHNNLALALVELGRLEEAANHFKASLEIEPRAEIYSDYGFTMARMNRPREAFAAYRKALELDPNCASAHFNLAAAYVMANKLAEAETHYRKALEGRDTAETHNGLGYVLARQNRMDEAFAEFRKAIELDPNYTFAYNNLADALARAGQLEEAEKVYKQSLAVKESASVYAALGVVQRRLGKTEEADAQFARARSLSVAQ; encoded by the coding sequence GTGAAGTCGAAGGAACACGTTTGGACCGTCGTCGCGACCGTCGCGACGCTGCTGCTCGCCGCTGCGGCGCCCGTCGTCGCCGCGGCACCCGCCTCCGAAGCGTCCGCTCCCGAATCGTCCGCACCGGCGGCGCCCGCCGCCGACGGCTCCCCGCTGCGCATCACCTACCCGGCCGAGGGCACGCTGTTTCCGCCCGAGATCGTCGCGCCGACCTTCACCTGGCAGGACGAGGCGGGCGACGCCGCGCAGTGGGAGATCGTCGTGCGCGACGACTCCGGCGCCGAGATCTTGCGCGGCACGAGCAACGAGCCGCGCTGGCGCCCCGCGGAGGACGCCTGGCGCGAGATCAAGAAGCGCAGCCTCGAGCGCGACGCCGAGGTGACGGTGACGCGCACCGGCCCGGTGCCCGACGCGAGCACGCCGCCGACCGCGCGCGTGCGCATCCGCACCTCGAAGGATCCGGTCGGCGACGCGCTCTTCTACCGCGAGGTGCCGCTGCCGTTCCTCAAGGCGGTGCAGGACCCAGCGCAGATCCGCTGGCGCTTCGGCACGATCGACATGGAGGACGGGCCGCCGATCGTCCTCAAGGACCTGCCGGTTTGCGGCAACTGCCACTCGTTCGCCGACGACGGCAGCGTGCTCGGGCTCGACGTCGACTACGGCAACGACAAGGGCGGCTACGGCATCCTGCCGGTCGCGCGCGAGATGGTGATGAGCGACGACAAGATCATCACCTGGTCCGACTACAAGCGCGAGGACGGCGAGCTCACCTTCGGTCTGCTGTCGCGCGTCTCACCGACCGGACGCTACGTGATCAGCACCGTCAAGGACCGCTCGGTGTTCGTCGCGATGCCGGACCTGATGATCTCGCAGCTCTTCTTCCCGATCAAAGGCATCCTCGTCTACTACGACCGCGAGACCAAGCAGTTCGCGCCGCTGCCGGGCGCCGACGATCCGCAGTACGTGCAGACCAACGCCGCGTGGAGCCCGGACGGCAAGGAGATCGTCTTCGCGCGCGCGAAGGCGCACAAGATGGAGCGCCTCGAGCAGCAGAACGCGGCGCTGCTCGACGCCAAGGACGTGCCCGAGTTCACCGTCGAGCGCAAGCCGTTCCAGTACGACCTGTACCGCATCCCGTTCAACGGCGGGAAGGGCGGCACGCCGGTGCCGCTCGAGGGCGCATCGAACAACGGGATGAGCAACTACTTCCCGAAGTACTCGCCGGACGGGAAGTGGATCGTCTTCACCAAGTCGAAGAGCTACATGCTGCTGCAGCCCGACAGCGAGCTCTGGATCGTGCCGGCGAAGGGCGGCGAGGCGCGGCGTCTCAAGCACAACACGCCGCGCATGAACTCGTGGCACAGCTGGTCGTCGAACAGCCGCTGGCTCGTGTTCTCGTCGAAGGTCAACGGGCCGTACACGCAGCTGTTCTTGACGCACATCGACGAGAACGGGAACGACAGCCCGCCGGTGCTGCTCGAGCGCTTCACGTCACCCGACCGCGCCGCCAACATCCCCGAGTTCGTCAAGCTGCCCGGGGACGCGATCGCGCAGATCCGCGAGCAGTTCCTCGATCCGTACTCCTTCCTGCGCGCCGGCACCGCGAACGAGCGCACGGGCGACCACGCCGGTGCGGAGCGCGCCTTCCGCCGTGGTCTCGAGCTCGCGCCGGACGACCCCGAGCTGCACAACGCGCTCGGCTGGACGCTCTTCCAGTCGGGACGCACGGAGGAAGCGGTCGTCGAGTACGAGCGCGCGCTCGAGTCCAACCCGCGTCACGCGAAGGCGCACAACAACCTCGCGCTCGCGCTGGTCGAGCTCGGCCGGCTCGAGGAGGCGGCGAACCACTTCAAGGCGTCGCTCGAGATCGAGCCGCGTGCGGAGATCTACAGCGACTACGGCTTCACGATGGCGCGCATGAACCGGCCGCGGGAAGCGTTCGCGGCCTACCGCAAGGCGCTCGAGCTCGACCCGAACTGCGCATCGGCGCACTTCAACCTCGCCGCCGCGTACGTCATGGCGAACAAGCTCGCCGAGGCCGAGACGCACTACCGCAAGGCGCTCGAAGGCCGCGACACCGCCGAGACCCACAACGGCCTCGGCTACGTGCTCGCGCGCCAGAACCGCATGGACGAGGCGTTCGCCGAGTTCCGCAAGGCGATCGAGCTCGATCCGAACTACACCTTCGCCTACAACAACCTCGCGGACGCGCTCGCGCGGGCGGGCCAGCTCGAGGAAGCGGAGAAGGTCTACAAGCAGTCGCTCGCGGTGAAGGAGAGCGCGTCGGTGTACGCCGCGCTCGGCGTCGTCCAGCGCAGGCTCGGCAAGACCGAGGAGGCCGACGCGCAGTTCGCGCGCGCGCGCAGCCTCAGCGTCGCGCAGTGA
- the leuC gene encoding 3-isopropylmalate dehydratase large subunit, translated as MGKNLLDKVWDLHTVRELESGQTQLFIGLHLVHEVTSPQAFSMIREAGLTVPFPDRTFATVDHIIPTDSQARPLKDGQAEEMMSAIERNCREFGIRFFSPETGHQGIVHVIGPELGLTQPGMTIACGDSHTSTHGAFGAVAFGIGTSQVRDVLASQCLAIQRPKVRRIVVTGKLAPGVYAKDVILHIIRRLGVKGGVGYAYEYAGPVFEAMTMEERMTVCNMSIEGGARLGYVNPDQTTIEYLRGREFAPKGEAFERATKWWLSMASDADASYDDVVTIPGEEISPTVTWGINPGQAIGVGEPIPSAEEFSPDERSTIEDAYEYMGWSKGDRVAGTKIDVAFIGSCTNGRLSDLREAARVAKLGRVKPGVKALVVPGSQEVARAAEAEGLHEIFQQAGFEWRLPGCSMCLAMNPDKLVGRQVCASSSNRNFKGRQGSPSGRTLLMSPAMVAAAAITGVVTDVRELLAGASAQEQGREA; from the coding sequence ATGGGCAAGAACCTGCTCGACAAGGTCTGGGACCTGCACACGGTCCGCGAGCTCGAATCGGGCCAGACCCAGCTCTTCATCGGGCTTCACCTGGTGCACGAGGTGACGAGCCCCCAGGCGTTCTCGATGATCCGCGAGGCCGGCCTGACGGTGCCGTTCCCCGACCGGACGTTCGCGACCGTCGACCACATCATCCCGACCGACTCGCAGGCGCGGCCGCTCAAGGACGGGCAGGCCGAGGAGATGATGAGCGCGATCGAGCGCAACTGCCGCGAGTTCGGCATCCGGTTCTTCAGCCCGGAGACCGGTCATCAGGGCATCGTGCACGTCATCGGCCCCGAGCTCGGGCTCACCCAGCCCGGCATGACGATCGCGTGCGGCGACAGCCACACCAGCACGCACGGCGCCTTCGGTGCGGTCGCGTTCGGCATCGGCACGAGCCAGGTGCGTGACGTGCTCGCGAGCCAGTGCCTCGCGATCCAGCGCCCGAAGGTGCGGCGCATCGTCGTCACGGGCAAGCTGGCGCCCGGCGTCTACGCCAAGGACGTGATCCTGCACATCATCCGTCGTCTCGGCGTCAAGGGCGGCGTCGGCTACGCCTACGAGTACGCGGGGCCGGTGTTCGAGGCGATGACGATGGAAGAGCGCATGACGGTCTGCAACATGTCGATCGAGGGCGGCGCGCGTCTCGGCTACGTCAACCCCGACCAGACCACGATCGAGTACCTGCGCGGTCGCGAGTTCGCGCCCAAGGGCGAGGCGTTCGAGCGCGCGACGAAGTGGTGGCTGTCGATGGCGTCGGATGCGGACGCGTCCTACGACGACGTCGTCACCATTCCGGGCGAGGAGATCTCGCCGACGGTCACCTGGGGCATCAACCCCGGTCAGGCGATCGGCGTCGGCGAGCCGATCCCGTCGGCCGAGGAGTTCTCGCCCGACGAGCGCTCGACCATCGAGGACGCCTACGAGTACATGGGCTGGTCGAAGGGCGACCGCGTCGCCGGCACCAAGATCGACGTCGCCTTCATCGGCTCGTGCACCAACGGACGCCTCTCGGATCTGCGCGAGGCGGCGCGGGTCGCGAAGCTCGGGCGCGTCAAGCCGGGCGTCAAGGCGCTGGTCGTGCCGGGCTCGCAGGAGGTCGCGCGCGCGGCCGAGGCCGAGGGTCTGCACGAGATCTTCCAGCAGGCGGGCTTCGAGTGGCGTCTGCCGGGCTGCTCGATGTGCCTCGCGATGAACCCGGACAAGCTCGTCGGGCGTCAGGTCTGCGCGTCGTCGAGCAACCGCAACTTCAAGGGCCGCCAGGGCAGCCCGTCGGGACGCACGCTGCTGATGAGCCCGGCGATGGTCGCGGCGGCGGCGATCACCGGCGTGGTGACCGACGTTCGCGAGCTGCTCGCGGGCGCGTCCGCGCAGGAGCAGGGGAGGGAGGCGTGA
- the leuD gene encoding 3-isopropylmalate dehydratase small subunit: MSTGDKQQSALIPVPRVAGRPIPLPGNDIDTDRIIPARFMTAITFDGLGELAFRDVRFGPDGKELPHPMNDPRYQAKGPRVAVVNKNFGCGSSREHAPQALYRWGIKALVGESFADIFFGNCVAMGIPCVTASEADVAKLMQAVEEDPAHDMVVDVEARTVTYRGVSYPVTIPEGARTQLLKGTWDATRILVDALPLVRETAARLPYTRSFAS; this comes from the coding sequence ATGAGCACGGGCGACAAGCAGCAGTCGGCGCTGATCCCCGTGCCGCGGGTCGCCGGACGTCCGATCCCGCTGCCCGGCAACGACATCGACACCGACCGCATCATCCCGGCGCGCTTCATGACCGCGATCACGTTCGATGGTCTCGGCGAGCTCGCCTTCCGCGACGTGCGCTTCGGGCCGGACGGCAAGGAGCTGCCGCACCCGATGAACGACCCGCGCTACCAGGCGAAGGGTCCGCGCGTCGCGGTGGTGAACAAGAACTTCGGCTGCGGCTCGTCGCGCGAGCACGCGCCGCAGGCGCTCTACCGCTGGGGCATCAAGGCGCTGGTCGGCGAGTCGTTCGCCGACATCTTCTTCGGCAACTGCGTCGCGATGGGCATTCCGTGCGTCACCGCGAGCGAGGCGGACGTCGCGAAGCTCATGCAGGCGGTCGAGGAGGATCCGGCGCACGACATGGTGGTCGACGTCGAGGCGCGCACCGTGACCTACCGCGGCGTCAGCTACCCGGTGACGATTCCCGAGGGCGCGCGCACGCAGCTCCTGAAGGGCACCTGGGACGCGACCCGCATCCTGGTCGATGCGCTGCCGCTCGTGCGCGAGACCGCGGCGCGACTGCCGTACACGCGGAGCTTCGCGAGCTGA